In a genomic window of Candidatus Dadabacteria bacterium:
- a CDS encoding sodium ion-translocating decarboxylase subunit beta: MFLMILVGFLLLYLGIAKKFEPLLLVTIAFGCILANIPLAGINDPGGVLYYVYDVGIKTGIFPLLIFMGVGALTDFGPLLANPKTVLLGGAAQFGIFTTLLGALVLAQYVPGIDFSLKDAASIGIIGSADGPTSIYISSQLSPRLLGAVSVAAYSYMALVPIIQPPIMKALTSPEERKIRMSQLRPVAKRERIMFPLIALTLCLLFLPSAAPLIGFFAFGNLMRECGVVDRLSDTTRNALINIVTIFLGLGVGSQLLASEFLSLETLGILLLGIVAFCIGTASGVLMAKLMNVFSETKINPLIGSAGVSAVPMAARVSQDMGAREDPQNVLLMHAMGPNVAGVVGSAVAAGVLLAVFA, from the coding sequence ATGTTTTTGATGATCCTGGTAGGATTTCTTCTTCTCTACTTGGGGATTGCGAAGAAATTCGAACCTCTTCTTCTGGTTACGATAGCTTTCGGGTGCATATTGGCCAACATTCCGCTTGCGGGGATAAATGACCCCGGCGGGGTACTTTACTACGTGTACGATGTCGGCATAAAGACCGGCATTTTCCCCCTTCTGATATTCATGGGAGTGGGGGCGCTTACCGATTTCGGTCCGCTTCTGGCCAACCCCAAGACGGTTCTTCTGGGAGGCGCTGCGCAGTTCGGGATTTTCACGACATTGCTCGGCGCGCTCGTGCTTGCCCAGTACGTGCCCGGAATCGATTTTTCCCTAAAAGACGCGGCGTCGATAGGAATAATAGGGTCAGCGGACGGACCGACCTCTATTTACATTTCTTCGCAGCTCTCCCCGAGGCTTCTCGGTGCGGTCTCGGTCGCCGCGTATTCCTACATGGCTCTCGTGCCGATAATCCAGCCCCCGATAATGAAAGCTCTTACTTCCCCTGAAGAGAGAAAAATAAGGATGAGCCAGCTTCGTCCGGTGGCGAAAAGGGAAAGAATAATGTTTCCGTTGATTGCTCTTACCCTCTGCCTCCTTTTTCTTCCATCCGCGGCGCCTCTAATAGGTTTTTTCGCTTTCGGCAACCTGATGAGGGAATGCGGAGTGGTCGACCGGCTCTCGGATACGACGAGAAACGCGCTTATCAACATCGTTACGATATTCCTCGGCCTCGGAGTCGGCTCGCAGCTTCTGGCCTCCGAATTTCTCTCCCTTGAGACTCTTGGCATACTTCTTCTGGGAATTGTGGCTTTCTGCATAGGCACGGCCTCCGGGGTGCTGATGGCCAAGCTTATGAATGTTTTCTCCGAAACCAAGATCAATCCCCTGATCGGTTCGGCAGGGGTTTCGGCGGTTCCAATGGCCGCTCGCGTCTCTCAGGATATGGGGGCCAGGGAAGATCCTCAGAATGTGCTTTTGATGCACGCTATGGGTCCGAACGTGGCCGGGGTTGTGGGTTCGGCCGTAGCGGCAGGAGTGCTGCTTGCGGTTTTCGCGTAA